The following are encoded in a window of Streptomyces griseiscabiei genomic DNA:
- a CDS encoding VOC family protein, translated as MALVQAGLVVLDCAEPEKLAVFYKELLDARETDASANRVEIEGACGARMAFRRDVNATPPSWPRPENSLQAHLDFYVEDLDEAERRIVSLGGRPVDTKEPSGPFEERGYSDPAGHSFTLRREHPTAPKQG; from the coding sequence ATGGCACTGGTACAGGCGGGCCTCGTGGTGCTGGACTGCGCCGAGCCGGAGAAACTCGCGGTGTTCTACAAGGAGTTGCTCGACGCGCGGGAGACGGACGCCTCCGCCAACCGCGTCGAGATCGAGGGCGCCTGCGGTGCCCGGATGGCGTTCCGCCGGGACGTCAACGCCACCCCGCCCAGCTGGCCCCGCCCCGAGAACTCCCTCCAGGCACACCTGGACTTCTACGTGGAGGACCTGGACGAGGCCGAGCGGCGCATCGTCTCCCTCGGCGGGCGCCCGGTGGACACCAAGGAGCCGAGCGGCCCCTTCGAGGAGCGCGGCTACTCCGACCCGGCCGGCCACTCCTTCACCCTGCGCCGCGAACACCCGACGGCTCCCAAGCAGGGCTAG
- a CDS encoding MarR family winged helix-turn-helix transcriptional regulator, with translation MPGQRSITEAEKLAAARLGDFPIRRDQMAAVANIYRAASAVRQHLENSVLRGSDLTWTAFVVLWVVWVWGESETRHVAEEAGISKGTLTGVARTLESRGLVRRADHPTDGRLVLLALTDQGEELMRRVFPAFNEEEAFVTGQLSDAECRSLAEGLRSVVLQVEEHGEERRRTLLNGAEPAPRRSGRRPKA, from the coding sequence TTGCCCGGCCAGCGATCCATCACCGAAGCCGAGAAGCTCGCCGCGGCGAGACTGGGGGACTTCCCGATCCGCCGGGACCAGATGGCGGCGGTGGCGAACATCTACCGGGCCGCGTCGGCGGTGCGGCAGCATCTGGAGAACTCCGTGCTGCGCGGCTCCGACCTGACCTGGACCGCCTTCGTGGTGCTGTGGGTGGTGTGGGTGTGGGGCGAGTCCGAGACCCGGCACGTGGCCGAGGAGGCGGGTATCTCCAAGGGCACGCTCACGGGTGTGGCCCGGACGCTGGAGTCGCGCGGGCTGGTCCGGCGGGCGGACCACCCGACGGACGGGCGGCTGGTGCTGCTGGCTCTCACCGACCAGGGCGAGGAGCTGATGCGGCGGGTGTTCCCCGCCTTCAACGAGGAGGAGGCCTTCGTCACCGGGCAGCTCAGCGACGCGGAGTGCCGGAGCCTCGCGGAGGGGCTGCGGAGTGTCGTGCTCCAGGTCGAGGAGCACGGCGAGGAACGCCGCCGCACCCTGTTGAACGGCGCCGAGCCCGCGCCCCGTCGCAGCGGCCGACGCCCGAAGGCCTGA
- a CDS encoding DUF4235 domain-containing protein has product MSKKKKKMKLPLAYQPLGFALGWVSGAVATAAFRKTWKLIRDEDDAPDALDRDRGWGEVLLAAAVQGAIFAVVRSAVDRTGAKAIERSTGTWPAAEKGGRD; this is encoded by the coding sequence ATGTCCAAGAAGAAGAAGAAGATGAAGCTCCCGCTCGCCTACCAGCCCCTCGGCTTCGCCCTCGGCTGGGTCAGCGGCGCGGTGGCGACGGCCGCGTTCCGCAAGACCTGGAAGCTGATCCGCGACGAGGACGACGCGCCCGACGCGCTGGACCGGGACCGCGGCTGGGGCGAGGTGCTGCTCGCGGCGGCCGTCCAGGGCGCGATCTTCGCGGTCGTGCGCAGCGCGGTGGACCGCACGGGCGCCAAGGCGATCGAGCGGTCCACCGGAACCTGGCCGGCCGCCGAGAAGGGCGGCCGGGACTGA
- a CDS encoding nitroreductase family deazaflavin-dependent oxidoreductase, which translates to MPLEGEYVPSPTQWVREQVELYESSGGTQGTTLLDTGLPVIVLTTRGAKSGKIRKTPLMRVEHDGRYAVVASQGGAPKHPVWYHNITSDPQVELQDGPTRQDLTAREVTGDEKAAWWERAVAAYPPYADYQKKTDREIPVFVLESAEG; encoded by the coding sequence ATGCCACTTGAGGGCGAATACGTGCCCAGCCCGACGCAGTGGGTGCGCGAGCAGGTCGAGCTGTACGAGAGCTCGGGCGGCACGCAGGGGACGACACTGCTGGACACCGGTCTGCCGGTCATCGTGCTCACCACACGCGGCGCGAAGAGCGGGAAGATCCGCAAGACCCCGCTGATGCGGGTGGAGCACGACGGACGGTACGCGGTCGTGGCCTCGCAGGGCGGCGCGCCCAAGCACCCGGTCTGGTACCACAACATCACGTCCGACCCGCAGGTGGAGCTGCAGGACGGACCCACCCGGCAGGACCTGACCGCGCGTGAGGTCACCGGCGACGAGAAGGCCGCGTGGTGGGAGCGTGCGGTGGCCGCGTATCCGCCGTACGCGGACTACCAGAAGAAGACCGACCGGGAGATTCCCGTCTTCGTGCTGGAGTCGGCCGAGGGGTGA
- a CDS encoding cation diffusion facilitator family transporter — translation MPQEPGIREIQEVQEKERAREDRRTRVTVLVALGANLVIAAAKTVGGLLAGSPALLSEAAHSVADSVNEVFLLAALRRSRRPADARHPFGYGKERFFWALLAAVGIFVMGGCFSFYQAIHALTSGAQESYDGYLAGIAVLGVALLSEGASLLRALHQVRTQGGGADGLKDPALRTVVAEDGTAVLGVSLAIAGMALHMATGRVVWEASASFAIGALLVYVAYRLGRDAREQLIGVAADPEAGLRIRSLLEAQPEIDTVEALLTMQLGLDSLLVAARVDLVPGLDSEEVELVAVRIKRSIARVVPEAEQIFLDVTEKTVTEKTGPGERAGQRTGESPAATGERGGA, via the coding sequence GTGCCGCAGGAGCCGGGAATCCGGGAGATCCAGGAGGTCCAGGAGAAGGAAAGGGCACGGGAGGACCGCAGGACACGCGTCACCGTCCTCGTCGCCCTCGGCGCCAACCTCGTGATCGCCGCCGCCAAGACCGTCGGCGGACTCCTCGCCGGATCGCCCGCACTCCTCTCGGAGGCAGCCCACTCGGTCGCCGACAGCGTGAACGAGGTCTTCCTCCTCGCCGCGCTGCGCCGCAGCCGCCGCCCCGCCGACGCCCGGCACCCCTTCGGCTACGGCAAGGAACGCTTCTTCTGGGCCCTGCTGGCCGCCGTCGGCATCTTCGTGATGGGCGGCTGTTTCTCCTTCTACCAGGCGATCCACGCCCTGACGAGCGGCGCGCAGGAGTCCTACGACGGCTATCTCGCCGGAATCGCCGTCCTCGGCGTCGCCCTGCTCTCCGAGGGCGCCTCGCTGCTGCGCGCCCTGCACCAGGTGCGGACGCAGGGCGGTGGCGCCGACGGACTGAAGGACCCGGCGCTGCGCACGGTCGTCGCCGAGGACGGCACGGCGGTGCTCGGGGTCTCCCTCGCGATCGCCGGCATGGCCCTGCACATGGCCACCGGCCGGGTCGTCTGGGAGGCGTCCGCCTCCTTCGCGATCGGGGCGCTGCTCGTCTACGTCGCCTACCGGCTGGGCCGCGACGCCCGCGAACAGCTCATCGGCGTCGCCGCCGACCCCGAGGCCGGCCTGCGGATCCGTTCACTGCTGGAGGCGCAGCCCGAGATCGACACCGTCGAGGCCCTGCTGACCATGCAACTGGGCCTGGACTCCCTCCTCGTGGCCGCCCGTGTCGACCTCGTCCCCGGCCTGGACAGCGAGGAGGTCGAACTGGTCGCCGTCCGTATCAAGCGCTCCATCGCCCGGGTCGTCCCCGAGGCCGAACAGATCTTCCTCGACGTGACGGAGAAGACCGTGACGGAGAAGACGGGGCCGGGGGAGCGGGCCGGGCAGCGGACAGGGGAAAGCCCCGCCGCGACGGGGGAACGCGGCGGGGCCTGA
- a CDS encoding glutathione S-transferase family protein — protein MSVGEGNEAYGRKAFKRSRSHFADRITADGRDGWPVEPGRYRLVVSRACPWASRAVISRRLLGLEDALSMAVADPIQDDRSWRFTLDPDGRDPVLGIRFLKEAYDARESGYPGGVSVPAVVDVPSGELVTNDYQRLTLDLATEWTDLHRSGAPDLYPEALRDEIDAVMAEVYEDVNNGVYRAGFATGQEEYEEACAGVFRRLEALSERLARQRYLVGETVTEADIRLFTTLVRFDPVYHGHFKCNRWKLAEDPVLWAYARDLFQTPGFGDTVDFDHIKRHYYQVHTGINPTAIVPLGPDLAGWRVPHGREDLGGSPFGDGTPPGPVPAAEAVAT, from the coding sequence ATGAGTGTCGGCGAGGGCAACGAGGCGTACGGGCGGAAGGCGTTCAAGCGGTCCAGGAGCCACTTCGCGGACCGGATCACCGCCGACGGCCGCGACGGCTGGCCGGTGGAGCCGGGCCGCTACCGGCTGGTGGTCAGCCGGGCCTGCCCCTGGGCGAGCCGGGCGGTGATCTCGCGGCGGCTGCTGGGCCTGGAGGACGCCCTGTCGATGGCCGTCGCCGACCCGATCCAGGACGACCGCAGCTGGCGGTTCACCCTGGACCCGGACGGCCGCGACCCGGTGCTCGGCATCCGCTTCCTGAAGGAGGCGTACGACGCCCGCGAGAGCGGCTACCCCGGCGGGGTCAGCGTCCCGGCGGTGGTGGACGTACCGAGCGGCGAGCTGGTCACCAACGACTACCAGCGGCTCACCCTCGACCTGGCCACGGAGTGGACGGATCTGCACCGCTCGGGCGCGCCCGACCTCTACCCCGAGGCGCTGCGCGACGAGATCGACGCCGTGATGGCCGAGGTCTACGAGGACGTCAACAACGGCGTGTACCGGGCGGGCTTCGCCACCGGGCAGGAGGAGTACGAGGAGGCCTGCGCCGGGGTGTTCCGGCGGCTGGAGGCGCTGTCGGAGCGGCTGGCGCGGCAGCGCTATCTCGTCGGGGAGACCGTGACGGAGGCCGACATCCGGCTCTTCACCACGCTCGTGCGTTTCGACCCCGTCTACCACGGCCACTTCAAGTGCAACCGCTGGAAGCTGGCCGAGGACCCGGTGCTGTGGGCGTACGCCCGTGATCTGTTCCAGACCCCCGGATTCGGCGACACCGTCGACTTCGACCACATCAAACGCCACTACTACCAGGTGCACACCGGCATCAACCCGACCGCGATCGTGCCGCTCGGGCCCGATCTGGCGGGCTGGCGCGTCCCCCACGGCCGGGAGGACCTGGGCGGCAGCCCGTTCGGCGACGGAACACCGCCCGGTCCGGTGCCCGCCGCCGAGGCCGTGGCGACCTGA
- a CDS encoding NAD(P)-dependent alcohol dehydrogenase, with protein MSTTTRAAVVESGGAPFTLSEVVLDQPGQGEVLVRMVAAGLCHTDLGVASGGLPFPLPGVLGHEGAGVVEAVGPGVASVAPGDHVVLSFTSCGACPNCRDGHPAYCATWLPLNLLGGRRADGTSTISRDGQDLGGHFFGQSSFAERALVDERGLVKVDPDVPLDSIAPLGCGVQTGVGAVWNVLEPRAGSTVVVLGAGAVGLSAVMAAALTPATTVIAVDKVAERLELARELGATHTVNGGEVADLTEAIMEITGGRGADGIVETTGSVFVLRKGVDALAARGTLVIVGAPPFGTEVSLDVNGMLGGKRVVGLTLGDNEIQTAIPVLVQLVKEGKLPLDRLISRYAFEDIGQAVADMSGGKAIKPVLTF; from the coding sequence ATGTCCACCACCACACGTGCCGCAGTGGTCGAGTCCGGGGGCGCGCCCTTCACCCTCTCCGAGGTCGTCCTCGACCAGCCGGGGCAGGGCGAGGTCCTGGTCCGGATGGTCGCCGCCGGGCTGTGCCACACCGACCTCGGGGTCGCGAGCGGCGGGCTGCCCTTCCCGCTGCCCGGCGTCCTGGGCCACGAGGGCGCCGGAGTCGTCGAGGCCGTCGGCCCGGGGGTCGCCTCGGTCGCGCCGGGCGACCACGTCGTCCTGTCCTTCACCTCCTGCGGCGCCTGCCCCAACTGCCGCGACGGGCACCCGGCGTACTGCGCCACCTGGCTGCCGCTGAACCTGCTCGGCGGCCGGCGTGCCGACGGCACCAGCACCATCAGCCGGGACGGCCAGGACCTCGGCGGCCACTTCTTCGGCCAGTCCTCCTTCGCCGAGCGCGCCCTCGTCGACGAGCGCGGCCTCGTCAAGGTCGACCCGGACGTGCCGCTCGACTCCATCGCCCCGCTCGGCTGCGGCGTGCAGACCGGTGTCGGCGCCGTGTGGAACGTGCTGGAGCCCCGTGCGGGCAGCACGGTCGTCGTCCTCGGCGCCGGAGCCGTCGGCCTCTCCGCGGTGATGGCGGCGGCCCTCACCCCCGCGACCACGGTCATCGCCGTCGACAAGGTCGCCGAGCGCCTGGAGCTGGCCAGGGAACTGGGCGCCACGCACACGGTGAACGGCGGCGAGGTCGCCGACCTCACCGAGGCGATCATGGAGATCACCGGCGGCCGGGGCGCCGACGGGATCGTGGAGACCACCGGCAGCGTCTTCGTGCTCCGCAAGGGCGTCGACGCGCTCGCCGCGCGCGGCACCCTCGTCATCGTGGGCGCCCCGCCGTTCGGCACCGAGGTCTCCCTCGACGTCAACGGCATGCTCGGCGGCAAGCGGGTCGTCGGCCTCACCCTCGGCGACAACGAGATCCAGACCGCCATCCCGGTCCTCGTCCAGCTCGTCAAGGAGGGCAAGCTGCCGCTCGACCGGCTGATCAGCCGCTACGCGTTCGAGGACATCGGCCAGGCGGTCGCCGACATGAGCGGCGGCAAGGCCATCAAGCCCGTCCTGACCTTCTGA
- a CDS encoding DUF1304 domain-containing protein, translating to MEILANVLVALVALLHAYILVMEMFLWQKKPGMSFHGLDAEMAKRTASLAANQGLYNGFLAAGLVWGLIAGDPTGYRVQIFFLACVIVAGVYGAATANRRILVAQALPGALALAAVLVAG from the coding sequence ATGGAGATCCTGGCGAACGTGCTGGTCGCGCTGGTGGCCCTGCTGCACGCGTACATCCTGGTGATGGAGATGTTCCTGTGGCAGAAGAAGCCGGGGATGTCCTTCCACGGGCTGGACGCGGAGATGGCGAAGCGGACGGCCTCCCTGGCCGCCAACCAGGGGCTCTACAACGGCTTCCTCGCCGCCGGTCTGGTGTGGGGCCTGATCGCGGGCGACCCGACCGGCTACCGGGTCCAGATCTTCTTCCTGGCCTGTGTGATCGTCGCGGGCGTCTACGGGGCCGCCACCGCCAACCGCCGCATCCTGGTCGCCCAGGCGCTGCCCGGCGCGCTCGCCCTGGCCGCCGTGCTCGTCGCCGGATGA
- a CDS encoding LysE family transporter, which yields MTAALVAGLLAGYGIAIPVGAVATYLVSLTARTSLRTGACAALGVATADGLYALLAALGGTALAAALQPVLTPLRWASALVLLVLAARGAVTALRQYRARRLTSRTERDPVSPARAYAALLGITLLNPTTVVYFAALVLGSRATEAVSPLEQAVFVLAAFLASASWQLLLATGGALLGRALTGHRGRLVTGLASSAVIAVLAVLML from the coding sequence ATGACGGCCGCGCTCGTCGCGGGGCTCCTCGCCGGCTATGGCATCGCCATCCCCGTCGGAGCGGTCGCGACCTACCTCGTCTCCCTCACCGCCCGTACGTCCCTGCGGACCGGAGCCTGCGCCGCGCTCGGCGTCGCCACGGCCGACGGACTCTACGCACTGCTCGCCGCCCTCGGCGGTACGGCCCTGGCCGCCGCGCTGCAACCGGTGCTGACGCCCCTGCGCTGGGCCTCCGCCCTGGTGCTCCTCGTCCTCGCGGCGCGCGGCGCGGTCACGGCCCTGCGCCAGTACCGCGCCCGGCGCCTCACCAGCCGCACGGAGCGCGACCCGGTGAGCCCGGCCCGCGCCTATGCCGCGCTGCTGGGGATCACCCTGCTCAACCCCACCACGGTCGTGTACTTCGCCGCGCTCGTGCTCGGCAGCCGTGCCACCGAGGCCGTGAGCCCCCTGGAACAGGCCGTGTTCGTCCTGGCCGCGTTCCTCGCCTCCGCCAGCTGGCAACTGCTCCTCGCGACCGGCGGCGCCCTCCTCGGCCGGGCGCTGACCGGCCACCGGGGACGGCTGGTCACGGGACTCGCGTCGAGTGCCGTGATCGCGGTGCTGGCGGTGCTGATGCTGTAG
- a CDS encoding TetR/AcrR family transcriptional regulator produces MTPEEHRAAEDPRAARTRARLREALLEECARHPLHEVSVAALVRRAGVGRATFYVHYPDLEALAVDACADVVREAVEALHAWRGRPDPVRAPAALPEFFAGLAPHTALYRALLAPGGGGPLGRVLHRDLRAYSLRERELAGAADAPLVASAVAATFAGVLADWLHGLLDGTPREIADQAWQLLVALHRSR; encoded by the coding sequence ATGACCCCGGAGGAGCACCGGGCCGCCGAGGACCCCCGGGCGGCCCGCACCCGGGCCCGGCTGCGCGAGGCCCTCCTGGAGGAGTGCGCCCGGCATCCGCTGCACGAGGTCAGCGTGGCCGCGCTGGTCCGCCGGGCGGGCGTCGGCCGGGCCACGTTCTATGTGCACTACCCGGACCTGGAGGCGCTGGCCGTCGACGCCTGCGCCGATGTCGTACGGGAGGCCGTGGAGGCGCTGCACGCCTGGCGCGGGCGCCCCGATCCGGTGCGGGCGCCGGCGGCGCTGCCGGAGTTCTTCGCCGGGCTCGCGCCGCACACGGCCCTGTACCGCGCGCTGCTGGCGCCCGGCGGCGGCGGACCGCTCGGCCGGGTCCTGCACCGGGACCTGCGCGCCTACAGCCTCCGCGAACGCGAGCTGGCGGGGGCCGCGGACGCCCCGCTGGTGGCCTCCGCCGTGGCGGCCACCTTCGCGGGGGTCCTCGCCGACTGGCTGCACGGCCTCCTCGACGGCACCCCGCGGGAGATCGCCGACCAGGCGTGGCAGCTGCTGGTGGCGCTGCACCGCAGCCGCTGA
- a CDS encoding amidohydrolase, giving the protein MSDTSPTLVLTGGQVITVDAGFSVAEGVAVRGREIVAVGTDAEMRALAGPTTRIVELAGRTVLPGINDSHLHGAAYGLSKPPFALDVGHPAVGSIAGIAEVVGAAARAAGPGEWIVGLGWDPGYLAECLAEPGRLPHRADLDAVAPDHPVCLTDFSQHMVWANSEALRRCGIDAGTKAPDGGVVDRDADGRPTGILREAAGVLLQAALPSPTVAQRRRAIGAVVAELHSRGITSYTEPGLGPGGSETLFGGLSTDNWTAYAELAENGALHARVSVLLLPAPIGGSADDVRKGLAELHRPESADPRLLNAIGVKIFADGVPPNRTAWMNEPYADGGHGSLCVHGRTPELQVDELFDMIRVAHEAGYQLGVHVTGDRAIDLVVDAFLAAQRAVPRADARHYVIHGDFIGAGSLARLAAHGYGVNMNPAIKWTISDLMAEVVGAERSAYQWPARSAFDAGVAVCASSDAPITEPDWRQGVAGMLLRESKASGRVSGPEQRVELAEALRAYTINPARQDFAEEWKGSVEVGKVADLCVLDRPLLDLDPHEITGVRVDMTVFDGGIVFER; this is encoded by the coding sequence GTGAGCGACACTTCCCCCACCCTGGTCCTGACCGGCGGTCAGGTCATCACCGTCGACGCCGGTTTCTCGGTCGCCGAGGGCGTGGCCGTACGCGGACGGGAGATCGTCGCGGTGGGCACGGACGCCGAGATGCGCGCCCTGGCCGGGCCGACGACGAGGATCGTCGAGCTGGCCGGGCGGACCGTGCTGCCCGGCATCAACGACTCCCATCTGCACGGCGCCGCGTACGGGCTGTCCAAGCCGCCGTTCGCCCTCGACGTCGGTCACCCGGCGGTCGGGTCGATCGCCGGCATCGCCGAGGTCGTGGGCGCGGCGGCGCGGGCCGCCGGTCCCGGCGAGTGGATCGTCGGTCTGGGCTGGGACCCCGGCTATCTCGCCGAGTGCCTGGCCGAGCCCGGCCGGCTCCCGCACCGGGCGGACCTGGACGCCGTGGCGCCGGACCACCCGGTCTGTCTCACCGACTTCTCCCAGCACATGGTGTGGGCCAACAGCGAGGCGCTGCGCCGCTGTGGGATCGACGCCGGCACGAAGGCGCCGGACGGCGGGGTCGTCGACCGGGACGCCGACGGCCGGCCCACCGGCATCCTCCGCGAGGCCGCCGGTGTCCTGCTCCAGGCCGCCCTGCCCTCCCCCACGGTCGCCCAGCGCCGCCGGGCCATCGGCGCGGTCGTCGCCGAACTCCACTCGCGCGGCATCACCAGCTACACCGAGCCGGGCCTCGGCCCCGGCGGTTCCGAGACCCTGTTCGGCGGGCTGAGCACCGACAACTGGACCGCGTACGCCGAGCTGGCCGAGAACGGCGCGCTGCACGCCCGGGTCAGTGTGCTGCTCCTGCCCGCGCCCATCGGCGGCTCCGCCGACGACGTCCGCAAGGGCCTCGCCGAACTCCACCGCCCCGAGTCCGCCGACCCCCGGCTGCTCAACGCCATCGGTGTGAAGATCTTCGCCGACGGGGTGCCCCCGAACCGTACGGCGTGGATGAACGAGCCCTACGCGGACGGCGGCCACGGCTCCCTCTGTGTGCACGGACGGACGCCCGAGCTCCAGGTCGACGAGCTGTTCGACATGATCCGGGTCGCGCACGAGGCCGGCTACCAGCTGGGCGTCCATGTCACCGGCGACCGGGCGATCGACCTGGTGGTGGACGCGTTCCTGGCGGCGCAGCGGGCCGTGCCGCGCGCCGACGCCCGGCACTACGTCATCCACGGCGACTTCATCGGCGCCGGCAGCCTCGCCCGGCTGGCCGCGCACGGCTACGGCGTGAACATGAACCCCGCCATCAAGTGGACGATCTCCGACCTGATGGCGGAGGTCGTGGGCGCGGAGCGGTCGGCGTACCAGTGGCCCGCGCGCTCGGCCTTCGACGCGGGGGTCGCGGTGTGCGCCAGCTCCGACGCGCCGATCACCGAGCCCGACTGGCGGCAGGGCGTCGCCGGGATGCTGCTGCGCGAGTCGAAGGCCAGCGGCCGGGTCAGCGGCCCCGAACAGCGCGTGGAGCTCGCCGAGGCGCTGCGGGCGTACACGATCAACCCGGCGCGGCAGGACTTCGCCGAGGAGTGGAAGGGGTCCGTGGAGGTGGGCAAGGTGGCCGACCTGTGTGTCCTGGACCGGCCGCTGCTGGACCTCGACCCGCACGAGATCACCGGGGTCCGGGTGGACATGACCGTGTTCGACGGCGGGATCGTCTTCGAGCGCTGA
- a CDS encoding TIGR03619 family F420-dependent LLM class oxidoreductase: MNTTPRMLLVLSENWTLTGGRADLPTAVRWAREAEDAGFDSVMVSEHIVLGPDAAADGIMGNPRDYALPGNQDPYTPWPNSLLLLASIASVTERLRLAAAAVLAPLRHPLLMARELGTLDLLSEGRLLVQPTVSWSKDEYDALGVPFGRRGRLLDEHLEVWAKAWGPSPISHDSEHYPFRDVYFEPKAYRPEGPRLWFGGQRLHGPVLRRLVRYGHGFHPLGRPTPDDLTALHEAMAAAGRDAAELEMIGGTQAVFPDDRSPADLGAALASIPEQLELGFTTFCVKPNQFIDDADGVGAFCKEVMRRVEALTG; the protein is encoded by the coding sequence ATGAACACCACCCCCCGCATGCTGCTGGTCCTCAGCGAGAACTGGACTCTCACCGGCGGCCGGGCCGACCTGCCCACCGCCGTACGGTGGGCACGCGAGGCCGAGGACGCCGGGTTCGACTCCGTCATGGTCAGCGAACACATCGTGCTCGGCCCCGACGCCGCCGCCGACGGCATCATGGGCAACCCCCGCGACTACGCCCTCCCCGGCAATCAGGACCCGTACACCCCCTGGCCCAACTCCCTGCTCCTGCTCGCCTCCATCGCCTCCGTCACCGAGCGGCTGCGCCTGGCCGCCGCGGCGGTCCTCGCCCCGCTGCGCCACCCCCTGCTGATGGCCCGCGAGCTGGGCACCCTCGATCTGCTCAGCGAGGGACGGCTGCTGGTGCAGCCCACGGTCAGCTGGAGCAAGGACGAGTACGACGCGCTGGGCGTGCCCTTCGGCAGGCGGGGCCGGCTCCTCGACGAGCACCTGGAGGTCTGGGCGAAGGCCTGGGGTCCGTCCCCGATCTCCCACGACAGCGAGCACTACCCCTTCCGGGACGTCTACTTCGAGCCCAAGGCGTACCGCCCCGAGGGGCCGAGGCTGTGGTTCGGCGGACAGCGTCTGCACGGCCCCGTACTGCGCCGGCTCGTCCGGTACGGCCACGGCTTCCACCCCCTCGGGCGGCCCACCCCGGACGACCTGACGGCGCTCCACGAGGCGATGGCCGCCGCCGGACGGGACGCCGCCGAGCTGGAGATGATCGGCGGCACCCAGGCGGTCTTCCCCGACGACCGCTCCCCGGCGGACCTCGGCGCCGCCCTCGCCTCCATCCCCGAACAGCTGGAGCTCGGCTTCACCACCTTCTGTGTGAAACCGAACCAGTTCATCGACGACGCGGACGGCGTGGGCGCCTTCTGCAAGGAGGTCATGCGGCGGGTGGAGGCGCTGACGGGCTGA
- a CDS encoding GNAT family N-acetyltransferase yields MSQQGMREQEVTVRRARAEDVPGIVVSSSLLFAEDGGERDPSLDVDWPRLHGAEVFTAALQNPGRLLLAALHGGEVVGHLSGSLSGPSAMRPVGSATLMALYVRPEHRRARLGARLVDTFLEWAREHGAAHAEVTASAANADGIRFYEREAFRPQALTLRLNL; encoded by the coding sequence ATGAGTCAGCAAGGCATGCGTGAGCAAGAGGTGACCGTGCGGCGTGCCCGGGCCGAGGATGTGCCGGGGATCGTCGTCTCCAGCTCCCTGCTCTTCGCCGAGGACGGCGGGGAGCGGGATCCGAGCCTGGACGTGGACTGGCCGCGCCTGCACGGCGCCGAGGTCTTCACGGCCGCCCTCCAGAACCCCGGCAGACTGCTGCTCGCCGCGCTGCACGGCGGCGAGGTGGTGGGCCATCTGTCGGGCTCGCTGTCCGGCCCCTCCGCGATGCGGCCCGTCGGATCGGCCACCCTGATGGCGCTCTACGTCCGGCCCGAGCACCGGCGCGCCCGCCTCGGCGCCCGGCTGGTCGACACCTTCCTGGAGTGGGCGCGCGAGCACGGCGCGGCGCACGCCGAGGTGACCGCCTCGGCGGCCAACGCGGACGGCATCCGGTTCTACGAGCGGGAGGCGTTCCGCCCTCAGGCGCTCACACTGCGGCTGAACCTGTGA